Proteins encoded together in one Terriglobus saanensis SP1PR4 window:
- a CDS encoding UDP-glucose dehydrogenase family protein — MARSVKIAVVGSGYVGLVAAVCFAEIGHEVICIDNDSRKTEALSNGISIIHEEHLPELLAKHNGHKISFTTDLAAAVQASEVIFIAVGTPQSDTGHADLSYIEAVASEVARSINGYKVLVEKSTVPVYTNEWIRRTMERHGVEHDTFDVVSNPEFLREGTAISDFLHPDRIVVGSDHERAAELLDAIYAPLTKGDYYKRADALPGRFNAENLPPLLHTSTKSAEIIKHASNAFLALKISFINAVANLCEAAEADVVQVAQGMGLDERIGNRFLSPGIGYGGSCFPKDVAAFRSVAEQFGLDFGLLSEVEKINRGQQKRFFEKVRSALWTLRGKKLAVLGLSFKGDTDDIRESPAIDLIRLFLAEGCSITAYDPAAIDRTKEILPASDKLRYASDAYDAAEGADALLILTDWKEFADLDLDRMRLLLQFPILIDGRNLYKPSKVTKHGFSYFSVGRSVARPVRTPKASVQKLQTV, encoded by the coding sequence ATGGCGCGTAGCGTAAAGATTGCAGTGGTTGGCTCCGGTTACGTAGGTCTCGTAGCCGCGGTTTGTTTTGCCGAGATCGGACACGAAGTTATCTGCATCGATAATGACTCTCGGAAGACAGAAGCTCTGAGCAACGGCATCTCCATTATTCATGAAGAGCATCTCCCCGAGCTGCTCGCAAAGCACAACGGCCATAAGATCAGCTTCACGACGGATCTCGCCGCGGCGGTGCAGGCCAGCGAAGTAATTTTTATCGCAGTAGGTACACCGCAGAGCGATACGGGCCACGCGGATCTCTCGTACATCGAAGCCGTTGCTTCCGAGGTCGCACGTTCGATCAATGGATACAAGGTGCTGGTTGAGAAGAGCACCGTTCCTGTGTACACGAACGAGTGGATCCGACGGACCATGGAGCGTCATGGCGTGGAGCACGATACCTTCGACGTCGTCTCCAACCCCGAGTTCCTGCGTGAAGGCACGGCAATTTCCGACTTTCTTCACCCAGACCGCATTGTTGTCGGTTCCGATCATGAGCGCGCGGCCGAGTTGCTAGACGCGATCTATGCGCCCCTCACCAAAGGCGATTACTACAAGCGTGCGGACGCGCTTCCAGGCCGCTTCAATGCCGAGAACCTTCCCCCGCTTCTCCACACTTCGACCAAAAGCGCCGAGATCATCAAGCATGCTTCCAATGCGTTTCTGGCGCTGAAAATTTCGTTCATCAATGCGGTTGCAAACCTCTGTGAGGCGGCAGAAGCAGATGTGGTCCAGGTGGCACAGGGTATGGGTCTGGATGAGCGCATCGGCAATCGATTCCTGAGTCCTGGCATCGGATATGGCGGATCGTGCTTCCCTAAGGACGTTGCCGCGTTTCGTTCGGTAGCCGAGCAGTTCGGTCTGGACTTCGGCCTGCTCAGCGAAGTGGAGAAGATCAACCGCGGACAGCAGAAACGCTTTTTCGAAAAGGTTCGTTCTGCGCTTTGGACTTTGCGTGGGAAGAAACTGGCTGTTCTCGGTCTGTCCTTCAAAGGCGACACGGATGACATTCGCGAGTCTCCAGCGATTGATCTGATTCGTCTGTTTCTTGCCGAGGGTTGCAGCATTACGGCCTATGATCCAGCGGCAATCGATCGCACGAAGGAAATTCTTCCGGCTTCGGACAAGCTCCGTTATGCTTCGGACGCCTATGACGCTGCGGAAGGCGCGGACGCTCTACTGATCCTCACGGATTGGAAAGAGTTTGCCGACCTGGACCTGGATCGGATGAGATTGCTTCTGCAGTTCCCGATTCTGATCGACGGCCGCAATCTCTATAAGCCCTCGAAGGTGACGAAGCACGGATTCTCTTACTTCAGCGTAGGCCGTTCTGTTGCTCGTCCAGTGCGTACCCCAAAGGCTTCAGTGCAAAAATTGCAAACTGTCTAA
- a CDS encoding glycosyltransferase encodes MRILHIIATLDPAAGGPVQSVRTLMSYTSIGYIGEVVTFDRPDSPFLKDLKFPVHPLGAEGATYGYTPKLIPWLKANQRRFDGIVVNGLWQFCGLGARLSAKGIKPYLVFSHGMLDPYFKKTFPLKHFKKAIYWYLAEYWVLKGAYRVLFTTAQEEKLARQSFALNDWTSQVVPYGSGGPPCTAEECLPSFFEQMPAMQGKRFLVYLGRIHRKKGVDLLVEAFARKAHLDPALELVIGGPDQQGWATDLQKIAETAGVSDRIHWPGMLEGRSKWGALYAAEAFILPSHQENFGIAVAEALSCSLPVLVSDQVNIAPEVVSDGIGLMEPDTLEGTEDLIERWIKVSPEERKGMRTRALQSFHTRYDSQETAKTVIALFEQAQQR; translated from the coding sequence ATGAGGATTCTCCACATCATCGCCACGCTGGATCCTGCAGCGGGTGGCCCTGTGCAATCCGTTCGCACCCTGATGAGCTATACCTCGATCGGCTATATCGGAGAAGTCGTCACGTTCGATCGTCCTGATTCCCCCTTTCTCAAAGATCTGAAGTTCCCGGTGCATCCTCTTGGCGCGGAGGGAGCGACGTATGGCTATACCCCGAAGCTCATTCCCTGGCTCAAAGCCAACCAGCGGCGCTTTGATGGAATCGTTGTCAATGGTCTGTGGCAGTTCTGTGGCTTGGGTGCCAGGCTCTCTGCCAAAGGCATAAAGCCTTATCTCGTTTTCAGTCACGGCATGCTCGACCCATACTTCAAAAAGACCTTCCCACTCAAGCATTTCAAGAAGGCCATTTACTGGTACCTCGCGGAATATTGGGTACTTAAGGGCGCATACCGCGTCCTGTTTACCACCGCTCAGGAGGAGAAGCTGGCCCGGCAGAGCTTTGCGCTCAACGACTGGACTTCGCAGGTGGTTCCCTATGGTTCAGGCGGACCTCCCTGCACAGCGGAAGAATGCCTCCCCAGCTTCTTTGAACAAATGCCTGCCATGCAGGGCAAACGCTTCCTGGTCTATCTCGGTCGCATTCATCGAAAGAAGGGTGTCGATCTTCTCGTCGAAGCCTTTGCGCGGAAGGCGCATCTCGATCCCGCTCTGGAACTTGTGATCGGCGGCCCCGATCAGCAGGGATGGGCGACAGATCTACAAAAGATAGCTGAAACAGCGGGTGTCTCCGATCGTATCCATTGGCCCGGCATGCTGGAGGGCCGCTCTAAATGGGGCGCACTTTATGCAGCTGAAGCCTTCATTCTTCCCTCACATCAGGAAAACTTCGGCATAGCCGTTGCCGAGGCCCTCTCCTGCAGTCTTCCAGTTCTGGTCTCAGATCAGGTCAACATCGCGCCCGAAGTCGTCTCAGATGGCATCGGCTTGATGGAGCCGGACACGCTCGAAGGCACCGAAGACCTCATTGAGCGTTGGATCAAGGTCTCTCCGGAAGAGCGTAAGGGGATGCGGACACGCGCCCTGCAGTCCTTTCATACACGGTACGATTCGCAGGAAACTGCCAAGACCGTCATAGCCCTTTTTGAACAAGCGCAGCAACGCTAG
- a CDS encoding acetyltransferase — translation MAKTPQYHAANHIDTASDADPYLSPAFTLQNRIGRVLWAACWLLLYRPSPRPLHAWRSLLLRIFGATMGPNCHFYPGSRVWAPWNLICADQVTAANGAEIYNPVPMHFGSHAILSQDAYLCGATHDYDDPAFPLIAFSMTVGAYAWICARASVGPGVQVGEGAVLGLGAVATRSLDPWTIYGGSPAARIKQRVQTHPSETSSNIADAPEA, via the coding sequence ATGGCGAAGACCCCGCAATATCATGCAGCAAACCATATCGACACGGCCTCTGATGCTGACCCTTACCTCAGTCCGGCGTTCACACTGCAGAATCGCATCGGTCGTGTCCTGTGGGCCGCGTGCTGGCTTCTGCTTTATCGGCCTTCTCCCCGGCCTCTGCACGCATGGCGCAGCCTTCTGCTTCGGATCTTTGGAGCCACCATGGGTCCGAACTGCCACTTCTATCCCGGTTCGCGCGTCTGGGCGCCCTGGAATCTCATCTGCGCCGATCAGGTGACCGCTGCCAACGGCGCTGAGATCTACAACCCCGTCCCCATGCACTTCGGGTCACACGCCATCCTCTCTCAGGATGCGTACCTTTGCGGTGCGACGCACGACTATGATGATCCCGCCTTCCCGCTGATCGCCTTCTCCATGACCGTCGGAGCCTACGCCTGGATCTGCGCGCGTGCCTCCGTAGGCCCCGGTGTCCAGGTAGGAGAAGGTGCCGTACTTGGGTTGGGAGCCGTCGCCACGCGCAGCTTAGATCCCTGGACCATATATGGCGGTTCGCCCGCCGCGCGGATCAAGCAGCGCGTTCAGACTCATCCCAGCGAAACCTCCAGCAACATCGCCGACGCACCGGAGGCGTAA
- a CDS encoding response regulator, whose amino-acid sequence MSDIETNSSKPRVLVADDEQVIANTLAIILNQAGFDARAVYSGESAIETVESFQPNMLISDVIMTGMTGIEAAIEIRNRLPKCKILLFSGQAATADLLEKARAQGHEFEILAKPVHPTDLLAKLRS is encoded by the coding sequence ATGTCAGATATCGAAACGAATTCCTCCAAACCGCGAGTCCTGGTCGCCGATGACGAACAGGTAATTGCGAATACACTCGCGATCATTTTGAACCAGGCCGGTTTTGACGCGCGGGCCGTGTACTCAGGCGAAAGCGCCATTGAAACGGTTGAATCATTTCAGCCAAATATGCTCATCTCCGACGTCATCATGACGGGTATGACAGGGATTGAAGCGGCGATCGAGATTCGCAACCGTCTCCCGAAGTGCAAGATCCTTCTGTTTTCCGGACAGGCCGCAACCGCTGACCTTCTGGAGAAGGCGCGCGCGCAGGGCCACGAGTTCGAGATCCTGGCCAAGCCGGTACATCCGACCGATTTGCTCGCCAAACTTCGCAGCTAA